In one window of Prosthecobacter fusiformis DNA:
- a CDS encoding ATP-binding protein — MMNFRGRKRELGALEAAWRGPAAAFIPVYGRRRVGKSEMIVHFMEKKTGIYFVGKRAPGESQISEFLEIAARSLKEPLLAQARVNGWREALELVVKRWTGKTKLVLTLDEFQWMAEAAPELPSVIQALWDRDWSKSGKVMLILCGSYLGFMEREVLGKKSPLFGRRTAQILLRPFDYLEAAEFHPRYSDPDHARVYAICGGIPMYLLNFDERQSVEQNIMAKILDDLSALSREPEFLLREELRDLMPYHAVLMALAQGKTAPVQLSSTTGIDVRGLNYHLSTLVDLGYVQRRYPLTESKPSVRSVRYALDDPFLKFWFRFIFPHQSVLRMLGPQRGYAEIIKPEIEAYYGRCFERLCRESLPLIYKAEGVRAAFQCGEYWHKDVQVDVVGVREDGWTDLGECKWGEAGSMTALTAELEGKVALYPNKRNATIGRRLFVRSVKTRSKAAADEVHIHTLADLYALKSPA; from the coding sequence ATGATGAACTTTCGAGGGAGAAAGCGGGAACTTGGGGCGCTGGAGGCCGCCTGGCGCGGACCGGCGGCCGCGTTCATCCCCGTCTATGGACGCAGGCGCGTGGGGAAGAGCGAGATGATCGTCCACTTCATGGAGAAAAAGACGGGCATCTACTTTGTGGGGAAGCGGGCACCGGGAGAGAGCCAGATCAGCGAGTTTTTAGAGATCGCCGCACGTTCATTAAAAGAGCCACTGCTGGCACAGGCACGGGTGAATGGATGGCGCGAGGCACTTGAACTGGTGGTGAAAAGGTGGACGGGAAAAACCAAACTGGTACTGACGCTGGATGAATTTCAATGGATGGCTGAGGCTGCCCCAGAGCTGCCTTCTGTGATTCAGGCGCTGTGGGACCGGGACTGGTCCAAATCAGGAAAAGTGATGCTGATCCTCTGTGGATCATACCTTGGTTTCATGGAACGAGAGGTACTGGGAAAAAAGAGCCCTCTGTTTGGCAGGCGTACAGCACAGATCCTCTTGAGGCCTTTTGATTACCTGGAGGCAGCGGAGTTTCACCCCCGGTATTCGGACCCCGATCATGCGCGAGTTTATGCCATCTGCGGTGGCATCCCGATGTATCTGCTGAATTTTGATGAACGGCAGTCGGTGGAGCAAAACATCATGGCAAAGATTCTGGATGATCTTTCGGCCCTGTCACGGGAGCCGGAATTTCTGCTGCGGGAGGAGCTGCGGGATCTCATGCCTTATCATGCAGTGCTGATGGCCTTGGCGCAGGGAAAGACGGCCCCAGTGCAGCTTTCGAGCACAACAGGGATTGATGTGCGCGGGTTGAACTACCACCTCAGCACCCTGGTGGACCTGGGCTATGTGCAGCGGCGGTACCCGCTGACGGAAAGCAAGCCGAGTGTCCGCTCCGTCCGCTATGCGCTGGATGATCCATTTTTGAAATTCTGGTTCCGCTTCATTTTCCCGCACCAGAGCGTACTGCGCATGCTGGGACCGCAACGGGGTTATGCGGAGATCATCAAGCCGGAAATCGAGGCCTATTATGGACGCTGCTTCGAGCGGCTGTGCCGGGAAAGTCTGCCGCTGATTTACAAGGCAGAAGGCGTGCGCGCAGCCTTCCAATGCGGGGAATACTGGCACAAGGATGTGCAGGTGGATGTGGTCGGGGTACGAGAGGACGGCTGGACCGACCTGGGGGAATGCAAGTGGGGAGAGGCAGGCAGCATGACGGCGCTGACGGCAGAGCTAGAGGGTAAAGTGGCCCTTTATCCAAATAAACGCAACGCCACCATCGGGCGGCGCTTATTTGTGCGCTCAGTGAAGACCCGCAGCAAGGCGGCTGCAGATGAGGTGCATATTCATACGCTGGCGGATCTTTATGCGCTGAAATCTCCTGCTTGA
- the leuA gene encoding 2-isopropylmalate synthase, with amino-acid sequence MLKNPSSKYQPFPLISLPNRQWPTRHLSQAPLWCSVDLRDGNQALAVPMNVSQKLEMFDALVKCGFKEIEVGFPSASNTEFAFNRRLIEENRIPEDVTIQCLVQAREDLIEKTVESLMGAKKVVIHMYNSTSPAQRKYVFGKTKEEIIAIAVKGAQMIKDRLHRLEETGTQVTLQYSPESFSATEVEFAKEISEAVMDVWQPTPQKRMILNLPDTVEVAMPNVYADQIEWICTNIKNRESLIISLHTHNDRGTGTAATELGLLAGADRVEGTLFGNGERTGNLDIVQVAMNLYMHGIAPGLDFSDMSGLIHMYERTTGMTVPPRQPYAGELVFTAFSGSHQDAIKKGLTGYDEHKSIWDVPYLTIDPNDIGREYREVIRVNSQSGKGGVAYLLESEFGIELPKDMQREFGPIANDLVDTLGREVTATELRNMFWNEYIERETPYALHHFHADGVDGVFTCRSSMIKEGQEIAVTGTGNGPIAAFVQGLILDGGAPIFEIANFREQSLSSGSEASALAYIQIKLPDGKTVWGAGVDTNIELASIKAVTSAVNRSA; translated from the coding sequence ATGTTGAAGAATCCGTCCTCCAAATATCAGCCGTTTCCGCTGATCTCCCTGCCCAACCGTCAATGGCCCACACGCCACCTTTCCCAGGCCCCTCTGTGGTGCAGCGTGGACCTTCGCGATGGCAATCAGGCCCTGGCTGTGCCCATGAATGTCTCCCAAAAACTGGAAATGTTCGATGCGCTGGTGAAGTGCGGGTTTAAGGAAATCGAGGTAGGTTTCCCTTCCGCCTCCAACACCGAATTCGCTTTCAACCGGCGTCTGATCGAAGAAAACCGTATCCCGGAGGATGTCACCATCCAATGCCTGGTGCAGGCTCGCGAAGACTTGATCGAGAAGACGGTGGAATCCCTGATGGGGGCCAAAAAGGTGGTCATCCACATGTATAACTCCACTTCGCCAGCACAGCGTAAGTATGTGTTTGGCAAAACGAAGGAAGAGATCATTGCCATCGCCGTCAAAGGCGCGCAGATGATCAAGGACCGCCTGCATCGCCTGGAGGAAACCGGAACCCAAGTCACCCTGCAGTATTCCCCGGAAAGCTTCAGCGCCACGGAGGTCGAATTCGCCAAAGAGATCAGCGAGGCCGTCATGGACGTCTGGCAGCCCACCCCGCAGAAGAGGATGATCCTTAACCTGCCGGATACCGTCGAAGTCGCCATGCCCAATGTGTATGCGGACCAGATCGAATGGATCTGCACAAATATCAAAAACCGCGAGAGCCTGATCATCAGCCTGCACACCCACAATGACCGTGGCACTGGCACCGCTGCCACGGAGCTGGGCCTGCTGGCCGGGGCTGACCGCGTGGAAGGCACCCTCTTCGGCAATGGTGAGCGCACGGGAAATCTGGACATCGTCCAGGTGGCCATGAACCTCTACATGCACGGCATCGCCCCCGGCCTGGATTTCAGCGACATGAGCGGCCTCATCCATATGTATGAGCGCACTACCGGCATGACCGTCCCACCACGCCAGCCGTATGCGGGCGAGTTGGTCTTCACCGCCTTCAGCGGCAGCCATCAGGATGCCATCAAGAAAGGCCTGACCGGATACGATGAGCACAAATCCATCTGGGATGTCCCCTACCTGACCATTGACCCCAATGACATCGGCCGGGAATACCGTGAGGTCATCCGCGTGAACAGCCAGAGCGGCAAAGGCGGCGTGGCTTACCTGCTGGAGAGCGAATTCGGCATTGAGCTGCCCAAGGACATGCAGCGCGAATTCGGCCCCATCGCCAACGATTTGGTGGATACCCTGGGTCGTGAGGTCACCGCCACGGAACTGCGCAACATGTTCTGGAACGAATACATTGAGCGTGAAACTCCTTACGCTCTGCACCACTTCCACGCGGATGGTGTGGATGGTGTCTTCACCTGCCGCAGCAGCATGATCAAAGAGGGCCAGGAGATCGCCGTCACAGGCACAGGCAACGGCCCCATCGCCGCTTTTGTCCAGGGCCTGATCCTCGATGGCGGGGCTCCTATCTTTGAGATAGCCAATTTCCGTGAGCAAAGCCTCAGCTCCGGCTCCGAGGCCAGCGCCCTGGCTTACATCCAGATCAAACTGCCTGATGGCAAAACTGTCTGGGGTGCCGGGGTGGATACCAACATCGAATTGGCTTCTATCAAGGCCGTCACTAGCGCCGTGAACCGTTCCGCATAA
- a CDS encoding recombinase family protein, whose product MAESIKRCAIYTRKSSEEGLEQEYNSLDAQRDAASAFIRSQKHEGWKALNENYDDGGISGGHMDRPGLQKLMADIRSRKIDVVVVYKVDRLSRSLADFAQLMKHFDEHGVSFVSVTQQFNTSSSMGRLTLNVLLSFAQFEREVTGERIRDKIALSKQKGMWMGGVPPLGYDVRDRKLVINPAEAETVRKCFQVYRESTGLIEAVLELNRQNLATKSFVSRNGRVQQSKAWVAKELHRVISNPVYRGLIRHKGQEYPGEHESIISTEVWAAVQAKLREHQPDYRKISGHRNEISIAKSRLIHPLKGFLVGLDGQALTPTYTNKSEKAAGGTKTRKRYRYYVSQQAIRQGYDSSPLKTLNATLLEEVVRRMLFHALPGLTDLAVPADLTAEEIRHRFSMQARHLAGLTTPVEYAKWLEALAPKIIVGPESLTIHITADHLSKLAAAPPSNVAELNTLPVPIPTKVTQEGNKVILTASVSFKPQRGKCEIIDGETDKAITTRETAPNPALIQTIAQAEFWRAELITHPDKSLQDITERHGIKPAYVRRLLNAAYLAPAIKRSIFQGTQPAHLQVQDLLVPRSLDWKQQLSDLGFENEKPA is encoded by the coding sequence ATGGCTGAATCAATCAAACGCTGCGCCATTTACACACGAAAGAGTTCTGAAGAAGGGCTGGAGCAGGAATACAACTCTCTGGATGCCCAACGGGACGCTGCCTCGGCTTTCATCCGCTCCCAGAAGCATGAGGGTTGGAAAGCGCTGAACGAAAACTACGACGACGGCGGGATTTCAGGGGGCCACATGGACCGACCGGGCCTTCAGAAACTCATGGCTGATATCCGATCAAGAAAGATTGATGTCGTGGTGGTTTACAAGGTGGACCGCCTTTCACGTTCGCTAGCTGACTTCGCCCAGCTCATGAAGCACTTCGACGAACACGGAGTCTCTTTTGTCTCCGTCACCCAGCAGTTCAACACCTCCAGCAGCATGGGCAGACTGACCCTCAATGTGCTGCTTTCCTTTGCCCAGTTTGAGCGTGAGGTCACCGGCGAACGCATTCGCGACAAGATCGCGCTTTCCAAACAGAAGGGCATGTGGATGGGCGGCGTGCCTCCCCTTGGATACGATGTCCGGGATCGCAAACTGGTCATCAATCCGGCAGAAGCTGAAACCGTCAGGAAGTGCTTTCAGGTGTATCGTGAGAGCACCGGGTTGATTGAGGCGGTGCTTGAACTGAACCGACAGAATCTGGCCACCAAATCATTCGTCAGCCGCAATGGCAGGGTTCAGCAATCCAAAGCCTGGGTGGCTAAAGAGCTGCACCGGGTGATTTCCAATCCCGTGTATCGGGGGCTGATCCGGCATAAAGGCCAGGAATATCCAGGTGAGCATGAATCTATCATCTCCACCGAAGTCTGGGCCGCCGTCCAGGCCAAGCTGCGAGAGCATCAGCCAGACTACCGAAAGATCAGCGGTCATCGCAATGAAATCTCAATCGCCAAAAGCCGCCTCATTCATCCGCTGAAAGGGTTCCTCGTCGGCCTGGACGGGCAGGCCCTGACTCCGACCTACACCAACAAAAGTGAAAAAGCCGCCGGTGGCACCAAGACACGCAAACGCTATCGCTACTACGTGTCGCAGCAAGCCATCCGCCAGGGCTATGATTCTTCTCCCCTCAAGACGCTGAATGCCACGCTACTGGAGGAAGTGGTTCGCCGCATGCTTTTCCATGCGCTGCCAGGACTCACTGACTTGGCTGTACCAGCTGACCTCACTGCTGAAGAGATCCGGCATCGGTTCTCCATGCAAGCGCGACATCTCGCCGGACTCACCACACCTGTTGAATATGCCAAATGGCTCGAAGCACTTGCCCCCAAGATCATCGTCGGCCCAGAATCCCTGACCATCCACATCACCGCTGACCACCTGTCAAAACTGGCCGCAGCCCCTCCCTCGAATGTTGCCGAGCTAAACACACTGCCTGTTCCGATTCCTACCAAAGTGACGCAGGAGGGAAATAAAGTGATCCTCACAGCATCCGTGTCCTTCAAGCCCCAGCGTGGAAAATGCGAGATCATTGACGGCGAGACTGACAAGGCCATCACCACACGGGAAACGGCACCCAATCCAGCCTTGATCCAGACCATCGCCCAGGCCGAGTTTTGGCGAGCCGAACTCATCACACACCCAGACAAATCGCTCCAGGACATCACCGAGCGACATGGGATCAAACCTGCTTATGTGCGGCGGCTTCTGAACGCCGCCTATCTCGCCCCAGCGATCAAACGATCGATTTTCCAGGGCACGCAGCCAGCCCATCTCCAGGTGCAGGACCTCCTGGTGCCCCGCTCACTCGACTGGAAACAACAACTGAGTGACCTCGGGTTCGAAAATGAGAAACCTGCCTGA
- a CDS encoding DUF2924 domain-containing protein: MQSIEELQKLTKEELLYLWRKLPGRQPPPARTDRLLRELAYRMQEAELGRLDKNTTVSLRRHMTEFEKSLQNQKTAAPELKAAPKITLETGSVLTRDWEGKRITVQVTGPRQFACEGETYKSLSALARKITGQHLSGPLFFGLKENHHG, translated from the coding sequence ATGCAATCCATTGAGGAACTTCAAAAATTAACCAAAGAGGAACTGCTGTACTTGTGGCGGAAGCTGCCAGGAAGGCAGCCGCCTCCTGCACGCACGGACCGTCTCCTTCGGGAACTGGCCTACCGCATGCAGGAGGCGGAGCTTGGGCGGCTCGACAAAAATACCACCGTGTCATTGCGCCGCCATATGACCGAGTTTGAAAAGTCACTGCAAAACCAGAAAACCGCTGCTCCTGAACTCAAAGCCGCTCCCAAGATCACGCTGGAAACAGGCTCGGTGCTCACCCGCGACTGGGAGGGCAAACGTATCACGGTCCAGGTGACCGGCCCACGTCAGTTTGCCTGCGAAGGCGAGACCTATAAATCCCTGAGTGCGCTGGCCCGGAAGATCACCGGCCAGCATCTTTCAGGACCTTTGTTTTTCGGACTGAAGGAGAACCATCATGGCTGA
- a CDS encoding DUF5681 domain-containing protein — MKRKKHIEAEEEVGYGKPPKQFQFKKGQSGNLQGRPKKKQTNSELLNELLDEKITVNGNAITKRKALFLSIVNDAIKGKASARNTLLSLVQDEEVELEDFEETMDDKIAYIEVQRVVAKRGAAS; from the coding sequence ATGAAACGGAAAAAACATATCGAGGCTGAAGAAGAGGTGGGATACGGAAAGCCTCCCAAGCAGTTTCAGTTTAAAAAGGGCCAGTCTGGCAATCTTCAAGGCAGACCTAAGAAGAAACAAACGAACTCCGAGCTTCTGAATGAACTCCTGGACGAAAAGATCACAGTGAATGGCAATGCCATCACCAAACGCAAAGCCCTCTTTCTTTCCATAGTGAACGATGCCATCAAAGGGAAGGCCAGTGCTCGAAACACGCTTCTTTCCTTGGTTCAGGATGAAGAGGTGGAGCTCGAGGATTTCGAGGAAACCATGGACGACAAGATTGCCTACATTGAGGTTCAACGTGTCGTAGCAAAACGAGGAGCGGCATCATGA
- a CDS encoding site-specific DNA-methyltransferase, whose amino-acid sequence MPEFRAHKSNRAIHARMSTPPFMNTLPSIESIAVSTLVAHQHNARKHSKKQIRQIADSIQTFGFKVPVLIDGNNRLICGHGRVAACKLLGIDQVPTIRADDLDDAKIHAFMIADNRLTENGEWNNVLLAENFKILSDLDLDFDLEVTGFAYGEIENLLALEDESSSEEPPVPAADSLPAIVQTGDLWHLGVHRILCGDSLEYGSYKTLLPGKNRASIIFTDPPYNLPAKDIGKTCEASHGDFAMGAGEMTSTQFQEFLETVFDHLAKFSKSGSIHYICMDWRHAPELISAGKNVYSEWKNLCVWNKNSGGMGTFYRSQHELVFVFKSGKGKHQNHFELGQHGRHRTNVWNYPSVMHLKESDGDKGGKEALNLHPTIKPVAMIEDAFKDCSKRGEIVLDPFLGSGSTLIAAEKTGRICHGIELSPRYVDVAITRWQEWTGKDAIHAESGMTYKNKASR is encoded by the coding sequence TTGCCCGAATTCAGGGCGCACAAATCTAACCGGGCAATCCATGCCCGCATGTCAACACCGCCTTTCATGAACACACTTCCTTCAATTGAATCCATTGCCGTATCCACGCTGGTCGCTCATCAGCACAATGCCCGTAAACACAGCAAAAAGCAGATCCGTCAGATCGCCGACAGCATCCAAACCTTTGGATTTAAAGTGCCTGTCCTCATTGATGGAAACAACCGGTTGATCTGCGGTCATGGCCGTGTAGCCGCCTGCAAATTACTTGGCATAGACCAAGTGCCAACCATCCGTGCAGACGATCTCGACGATGCAAAAATCCATGCATTCATGATCGCCGATAACAGGCTGACCGAAAACGGGGAATGGAACAACGTTCTCCTGGCAGAGAACTTCAAAATTCTTTCCGATCTCGATCTAGACTTTGACCTCGAAGTCACCGGCTTCGCCTATGGTGAAATCGAAAACCTCCTCGCTCTGGAAGATGAATCATCCTCAGAAGAGCCACCCGTGCCAGCGGCTGACTCGCTTCCAGCCATTGTTCAAACTGGCGACCTTTGGCATCTGGGTGTGCATCGTATCTTGTGCGGCGACAGCCTTGAATACGGCTCATACAAGACGCTCCTTCCAGGGAAAAACAGAGCGTCAATCATATTTACCGATCCCCCTTATAACTTGCCCGCCAAGGATATTGGCAAGACTTGTGAGGCAAGCCACGGAGACTTTGCCATGGGAGCAGGAGAAATGACCTCCACTCAATTTCAAGAGTTTCTAGAAACGGTCTTTGACCACTTGGCCAAGTTTTCAAAGAGCGGATCCATACATTACATCTGCATGGACTGGCGTCATGCTCCAGAGCTGATTTCGGCAGGCAAGAATGTCTATTCGGAATGGAAGAACCTATGCGTATGGAACAAGAACTCCGGAGGAATGGGAACCTTCTACAGAAGCCAGCACGAGCTTGTTTTCGTGTTCAAGAGCGGTAAGGGAAAACATCAGAACCACTTCGAGTTAGGCCAGCATGGACGGCATCGCACCAATGTGTGGAATTACCCTTCCGTCATGCACCTGAAGGAATCGGACGGAGACAAAGGCGGAAAAGAAGCGCTCAATCTTCATCCAACCATCAAGCCAGTGGCCATGATCGAAGATGCATTCAAGGATTGTTCCAAACGTGGCGAGATCGTTTTGGACCCGTTCCTCGGCAGTGGCAGCACTCTTATCGCCGCGGAGAAGACCGGACGTATATGCCACGGGATCGAGCTGTCCCCGCGCTATGTCGATGTGGCCATCACACGTTGGCAGGAGTGGACGGGCAAGGATGCAATCCACGCTGAATCTGGCATGACCTACAAAAACAAGGCTTCTCGTTGA
- a CDS encoding helix-turn-helix transcriptional regulator, whose amino-acid sequence MVRRLREERGLSQEDFAALTGHHRTYVGFLERGERSPNIETVERIALALELRASDLLREAGY is encoded by the coding sequence GTGGTGAGGCGGCTGCGTGAAGAGAGGGGACTATCTCAGGAGGACTTCGCGGCATTAACCGGCCATCACCGAACATATGTTGGATTTCTGGAAAGAGGGGAGCGGTCTCCCAACATTGAAACCGTTGAGCGGATCGCCCTCGCGCTCGAATTAAGGGCGTCTGATTTGCTGCGTGAAGCAGGATATTAA
- a CDS encoding transposase, translating to MKATQTPDPQRDELETQLVGINAKTAPYPAARSWSGGRKRVVGRGPMESYCYHVMSRTCGGEVFFDDVEKEALKRLMWRLSDFCGVKLVTYCLMGNHFHLLVEVPKREA from the coding sequence ATGAAAGCGACTCAAACCCCTGATCCGCAACGCGACGAACTCGAAACCCAGCTTGTCGGCATCAATGCGAAGACCGCCCCTTATCCTGCCGCGCGATCCTGGTCAGGCGGACGTAAGCGAGTCGTAGGCAGGGGACCGATGGAGAGTTATTGCTACCACGTCATGTCGCGCACCTGCGGTGGCGAGGTCTTTTTTGATGATGTGGAGAAGGAGGCTCTCAAGCGCCTGATGTGGCGGCTGTCGGACTTTTGCGGGGTAAAGTTGGTCACATACTGCCTCATGGGGAATCACTTCCACCTGCTCGTGGAGGTGCCAAAGAGGGAGGCGTGA